AAATCATACTGTAAAAGTTAACAGCTCTGAAGGAAAGAATCCTATTTAAAAAAGTCAGGCTGGAACTGGCATTTTTCTACCCCTCCAAGGCTTTCCACATGCATTACGAGGGTggttaaaaaaaactgtaaaacagtCCATATGGTTTGGTAAAGacttgtttcaggcttgttcaTGTCTTACTGCTGTGCAATGATCCGTCTTGTATGTGCTCTGCTGAAAGCTATGTAAATCTGTAGATGTTCCAAACTGCAACGGGTCATGTTGTCCACCATGATAAAGTGCATCTGTTGCATAAACAAAACAGTCAGCTGTGCTCTTTCCTAAGTACTGTAAAGCAAATACCAAAAATCAAACTGGATTGTAAATAGAACAGGTTTAAATCCTCACCCATATTGTGTAGAGAGTAGTGACTGGTCCCCTGGTCGGTCTCTTGCCATGACCCACTGGCAGCCTCGTAACCCGGATCTTGGTTTTCTTCTTTGATAGACATCCTTTTAGcatcctctgttttttttttttaatagtggAAAGAATATTTAAACGGGACATCACAGATGGAAGACAAACTATAGACAAATAAATGTTTCAGGTTAAGAcatattttctttattataTAACTGAATTGGGTAACCATTCTCCAATACCTTTCGCTAACGACAGGTCAAACGAGTACTCGGTCTCTTGGATGTCCGCCGTCCGCGCCACCCCTTTGATCTGGTCCCGCAGCTCTTTGAGCTtaatgtagaaatgcactttgtCCTGCGCACGGGGGAACTGGGCACAGCGGGGGCTTGATGACGGCATTAAATAGCACACCTGATCAGAGAAAATGTCCATATTGATCAGCGTCATCCTACCTTGTTGCATCCCCTTATCTGacacactgggtgcctctcattcgtcttttatacatccttccttccttcctcagtcctcatCCTCATTGATATACATAAGGAATGAtgaggcggcaacaatgggatagtctatccagtgttagttatagatcagtgggaacgagcctggaggaccgaggaccgaggatcgaggagagatgttgagaggcacccactctATCATGTCAACACTCAAATGCGCATTGAAAGATGTGGGAAGACGAAAGACAAATTCCGACATAACTAAATGCTTCGTAAATTGTGATACAATATAGCAAACAGGATATCTGCATGAGGTAAGCAAATGTCattcttactgtatgtgtgtcaggaACTTTGTATGGCTGCAGGCCAAATTCAAGATTCTTTGCTGTTATTCCAAAGATTTCTTTGCAGAAAATTTCATAGATACCTGTGAATGAAGCCAGGCCAGTTCATTTAAAGCAAATGTTGTTCTCGCAGAACATAAAATattcaaaaagaaagaaatcgaTGACATTTAGGGACAATTACATATCTTACCTTTGCCATTGAAGGCAGCGATGCTCGGTCTGTATTTCTTGAGCTTTTCTACCAGTTGTCTGCCACCTTCACGAATCTCTTTACTGCAGGATATAAACAAGCAACTTGCATCAAGAAATATTCTTTGGCATAAAGATTTCAGGTAAGGACACACCAATATTTCAGGCAACATTGGTATCGCACGATATCAGCCTTGTTCACTGACAACGGCTTTCAGCAAATTTTTATGACATTTACTGACTACAGTGGCTGATGTTTATGGGTTCTGTTGCATCAATttctatacaaaacaaacattgtACTATGAAAGCTAGAAAGACTTGAAGATGGTTCAGTTATTTcctttaatttatttgtttccagTCCACTAAAGGGTATGATTAACAACAAAAACTAAGTAACCAAAGAAAAACATATCGGTATCGGCATTGTATATCAGCCAAAATGTTCAGTGGTATCGGGCCAGACTCGCCACTAATTTTAAGATAGAGCACTTATCATAGacatatacgtatatatatctataagCTCTTATGGTAAGGTATAACACTGAGGCATTATAGTGCTGCTGACTGAAACCAAAGGTCAGAACTCGTGATGATATTGTTTTAAATGCTTAAACCACATTTATATATACCTTGAGAGATCTTTGCTTCCAGGTGTGGTTCTCTCCACCATGTTGGTGAAGCCAATTCCATACCTCTCTGGCAGCGTGTGATCGTGCATGTAATTGAGCTGTTCATCAGTTAGaccagagaggaaaagacaCTTCCCTGGTGACAAATGGTAAGATTTCAACGTACagtacacgtgcacacatggtCAAGACTATGCACAATCAAAACAATATTAAATACATGAGATAAGTTACACACAGAAATGATTTCCTGGATTTGGATAATGATGTCCTTTGTAGGCCGATAGAAGTCCAGGGTTAATTCCAACCTAAAACGGATTTTGTATGTCATTGTACAACAAATCAATATGTAACTATCAGCAAATAACTAAAAAAGCTATTACATGATGCATTATGAAGAACAATAtttgaaaaatgacaaagaaactTGACACATGACTTACTATTAATATGTCAAGATTGTGGGTGATCACATCGGGCAGGGTTCTTGTCATTACTTCTTCAGGTGACATACCATTAAATCGATCAAGTGttctttttgccttcttggGAGTGTTGTCATTGTCAGGCACTATCTTACCgtcctcagatctgtgtttTGGGGGTCTACCTCTCTTCTTAGCAGGGGGTGCTAGAAGATTATACAGACAATTATTTAGATTAACAGACAATTATTTAGAGGAAGGTGTTGATAATATGACGCACCCTCAGTAAATATGTATCACACAAGTTACCCATTGCAGTATTCTGTGGTGAGACAGGCTGTGGTGGCGCAGAATACTGGTATTCAGCGGGTTCCCGGTGGACAGTGAGTTCTGCCATATCCCGCTCTTCTCTGACATTGTCCATGTTATAATTGACATTGTTCATGTGATGATACTCCGTAGCTTCTGGTGCATGAAAATATGGCTGACTGGTTTGATACCTACAATAAATAACGTAAAATAAACAGAGATCTGAGCGAACAGGAAGTGACTCGGACTTGCATCCTCTACAACAACTCACACGCCAACTCACCAATATTGGAGATAATCCGTTGGAAGGGTCATTGAAGAATTCGTTTCTTCCATCCTGAGGGTGGTTTTacttaaataaattaatattaaAGTTGGTGTTATTTAAATGTATAACGTTATCAAGCGTGTCTGAAAGCTAACAGGCACCTTTCTTTGTTCTCACTTATTACAACTCACATTTAGAGATAAATCCACGCAATTGCAAAGAAAGAGTCCGGGTTCCGTTCCTTTTATTTCGAAGAAAGTGGCAAGGCCCAATAACGTACCAAATATTTGTGTTTAGCCACAAAGCCATCTACCATACGTGGGTCATAGTTAAAAGGCTGACCCCCGGCTTTATTCAGATGCAAGCTATAGCTAACTGGCTGATACCATCAATACGTCTATGACTGTAAAAGGCCTTACGTATATCCTACTAGGCAAAAATGTTAACACACTATATAAATATCAACATTTACCTGAACGCGTTATGAACAAAAACCCTCTACTCATCGGAGGATCTGCTATCAAAGACAACAGATGAACAACTGATTAGGTGCGTCGGTCGGACCGGACTGAGGTTCTTCTTCTTTGTTATTTGATTCTTCTCGTGGAACACTACTGCCACTCACAGGAATGGTCGAAATGCACACCAAATATTAATGTTTTAGAAAGCGGACACTGATTTCTTTCGGCTCCAGAATTGCAGAtgatctgttcatcttttaatttacaaacacacatttcaaagTATATAGGAAAAGTTTGTTTCTGTGGTATTCATTTTGTAGTTTGTTTCATTTAGTATCCATTTCTTCATAGATTATGGCTGCACACACCAGGACACACGGTGGCGGTAGTGAGCAGAAGAAGAACaagagtttaaaagaagaagaaccCTTCAAAATTAAGTTTACAATATTCTGATTCTATGAGGAACACCCAACCTCATCCAATGTCAGCCTGTCTACCGCATGCTAAAGGTTTGTTGTGTCCAGCAGATTATGTGATATTTCATTATACATATAATGAATTTCCACTTGGGGATCAAaacatgtataggcctactgtatatctatctatctatctatctatctatctatctctttgtctgtatgtctgtctgtctgtagcctaagtctgtctgtctgtctgtctgtctgtttgtctgtaacTGAAGGTTTGAAGCAACGTGGATGAGCTCTGTGTTAGGGCCAACAACAGTTTATTGGTATGCTGCTGATCAGTATAGGCTATATTCGAGCTAGGAATGCAGTAGGCTAATCAGCCAATTGTGTCCATTTATTTAGAAAAATAAAATTTACCACATTAAACACATGTACTAAATTAGTTAGGGTGTGTGTAATACCCAAGTTCCAAGGACCGTGAACAATGTAGAGCCTGGTTAGGATTAACGCCTCTTCGTTTACgttgaaatatatatttttgtctgTGTACAAAAACATAACCATGAAAGAAAAGTTGTTGTAAATTCCATAGATATGATCTCAACGAAAAACTGTTTCTAGAGTGTTAAATAAACTAGAGAGTTGTCAAAACAGTGTGATTCACCTGCACTCCCATTATCCGTTGGCCTCAAACTAACACCTGTACCCAACATCACATACTCTTTGACCCCTCATGTCACATCAAAGATGGTAGGCCACAAAAATGTTTTCTAAACCCCTTTctaatactataattcatgattcACTCTTGGAGTTACAGGTTAGTTAAGGATATTTTGTCAGGACTTTCTTTCAACCCATTTACAAATTAGTTGTAAAGGTTAGATTTACAGGTGTGTAGCGGATAAggtaattatcggaaaataagtcctgATTGGGCAAACAGAACCCTGACGCACAGCGGAGACGTAAATGAAGACAATATTCAGAGAAACCTAACCCTTATCAAAAAGCCCAATCAGAATTTGGAACCAAAATCACAAGATTTAGGAATTCTATAggactggcaaaaaaaaaaaaaaaaagtctaagaTTTCCCTCTGGAAGCTTCAGATGATGAGTGTTGATGGCATGCACAAGACTTCTGTGTGGACAAATGCTGGACTGCCCTGTGCACTGTACCCTGGGGTCAGAGCTCCTTGTGATCTCTGCATCTGTAAATcaaagaaaagacacacacacacacacacacacacacacacacacacacacacacacacacacacacacacacacacacgcacacattctcaGGAAGTGCAGGCAGTTAAAAGTGTGAGAGGCAGGGCTTTAAGATCTCAGGCACTGAGCCTGATTTCAGGTGTGGACCAAGCTGTTTACGATTTGAAAATGAATAATGCATATACCAGCTTTAAAACTTTCTGGTAACTTCAGGCATGGATATATCGTCTTTGCTTTAAGCCCTGGAGAGGACCTCAGAAAGGGTAAAACCATTACGTACACAGCAGTGATTACATGAAATTTTGTAAATGCAGGCCCAGTATGCAGTATTTATTATGGTTGCTCATTGGTGCCCTCTAGTGACAGGTACCATCCTAATCAGCAGTTAAGAGGCAGGTGGAAAACCCACAGAAGAATACCCCACAACATGTGATGGACATTCAGCCTTATTGGCAAAGCTACCATTTGACGATGTTCTGTTGATCTTTCCCTGACTCTTGACTCAAGCATTAGATCTGGGGTCTCCGTTGTTATTGTGCCACCCCCGCCAGAGGAAACCACTCAGTGTGAGTGTACGTGGAAAACACCCGGAGAATCAGCCTGAATGCATGCTATGTTTGGTCCAGGGCGGAGTGGGGAAACAGTGGCAGCTGTGGGTGGCATTGAGAGGTAGCGGAGGAGAGGGAGCTGCTTGGGAGCGCTGGGGGTGCACGCTGGGCTGCGGGTCACCGCGGTAACCTTGCTGTGGAAACGGGAGGGTGCACCTAAGAAGCTTTTCTGGGCCAATCCCTCAGCAACTGTCACAAGCAGTCAGTCACCTGCAGATGAAGTCATTCAGACACTGTGTGGGTTAGTGTGCCTCTGCTTGTTTGCCTGTGCGCCTgtggatgcttgtgtgtgtgtgaacgtgtgattgcacatttttgtgtctgtgtgcatgagattgtgacagagacagactaAAAGTATGTTAGATTAGAATCATGGACTGTACCTTTAATTGACTTAAACACTTGCTCCATTAGTGTCTTTTTGGTTTTAGTAGCACAATGTTTTGAATCCCATCAGGAGGCTAACTTATTACAGAGGTCAACAGTACGTCAGTTGAATTTAAACTAACCCACCCTATTTGTTtacacataaatacagtaaTACTATTTCAATCTGTTGCTTGAAGGTTTCTGGTTGAAACGTCCAGAACCAATGCAGatattttgaaaagaaaatgaatcaGACTTTAGCATAGTGGTCTATAAAATGCTGACTTAAAAACTTTTTTcacttattataattattataattattattatcatcccCAAGTTACCGTTAGTTGATGCAGTTGAAGGATCTATATATATAATCTTGGTCAATCAGATTCACAGAATCCCTGACTGATTAGAGACAACCAACGTCAAACATCTTGCGCGCTCCCGCTTAAAAGCATGCGCCGTATTGATTGCAGAGCGACTAAGGAGTTAATAGGAGAGACAAACAGCTAACAGGATTGGACTGACGCCTGGAAAGTTACCTCTGAGGACACAAACAAGCCCAGTTGAAAACCATGATCAAATTCACAACATGGATGTTATGTGTCAGTTGGCCTCATTTAAAGTGAAAATCCACTTGTAACTGGTGAAATCACATGGATAAAGCATCAAGTGTAGTTTGTGCATCAAGTTATTATTGCGCTGATCTCTTCTCAAGACCGTCTCCGATGGCCTTAGAGCTTAGTAACGCTGCTGTCTCCAAGGCTGAGCATCGCAACGACACACTCCAAGGGATTTGACATTGTTTGTCTCTGTATGCAGATGATGTTTCCGTGCCTAAGACACTCATTTAAATATAGCAGTACTGATACTGATTGGCATAAGAGAAGCATACATGCCTACTGTATACCCCACTCCACAGCAACTAAAGTTAGTTtccactcattcacacataccCAGTCTACATGcaagcactcacatacacacagccaggcACACATATCCCTTTAATTCTCCAATCCTCTTTGTAAAAGTGACGCGCTTCTGTCAGAAACAGAGTtaagctgcagagagagagagagagagagagagagagagagagtgatagagagagagggagagacagaagagccAGTGAAAGAGGCGGGTTAAGGAGAGG
This sequence is a window from Sardina pilchardus chromosome 10, fSarPil1.1, whole genome shotgun sequence. Protein-coding genes within it:
- the tdg.2 gene encoding G/T mismatch-specific thymine DNA glycosylase, with amino-acid sequence MEETNSSMTLPTDYLQYWYQTSQPYFHAPEATEYHHMNNVNYNMDNVREERDMAELTVHREPAEYQYSAPPQPVSPQNTAMAPPAKKRGRPPKHRSEDGKIVPDNDNTPKKAKRTLDRFNGMSPEEVMTRTLPDVITHNLDILIVGINPGLLSAYKGHHYPNPGNHFWKCLFLSGLTDEQLNYMHDHTLPERYGIGFTNMVERTTPGSKDLSSKEIREGGRQLVEKLKKYRPSIAAFNGKGIYEIFCKEIFGITAKNLEFGLQPYKVPDTHTVCYLMPSSSPRCAQFPRAQDKVHFYIKLKELRDQIKGVARTADIQETEYSFDLSLAKEDAKRMSIKEENQDPGYEAASGSWQETDQGTSHYSLHNMDALYHGGQHDPLQFGTSTDLHSFQQSTYKTDHCTAVRHEQA